CGTGGCTGGAGAGAGTCACTGGCAAGGAAGGCCGGTATTACCATTCTCCAGATTCTCATTGCTCTCATAGCAACCAGAGTCGCGTGGAGAATCTCTTGAAGGAGCCGATGTCTCCGACTGAACCTCTGTCTCTGGTTCTACAGAGGAGCTGGCATTCTCAGGGTCACTGTTAACTAggatcacatacacacaacagaggaaaattaaattttaaaaatggcaaGTTTACCTGTACTACTTTCCTCTGTCTTAACACACAATATGTTTACTGTGTAGATGTTTGTGTGCATTTCTAGCTACTGGTCCACTTACTGTCATACTCCTGCAGTAGCTCTACTGCAGTCATCAACACTGCTCTGTGCTGTGGGTCCCTGATATTCAACTCATCCAGGTCCTCCTTCTCCAGCAACTTAAACGTTTCCAGATCTTCGTATCCATTAAATAGGAATGTGGGCATGTGCTCCTATAGAAGCAGACGGCACATGAGGATTAGAATAAGACTGGATGCTTTCATTACTATAGACTTggtattacttaaaaaaatgttttcttttttttttgtaacggtCATTACTTTGAGATCGATGCGCTCTAGAAGCTCTTCGACAGAAGTGGGTTTGGGAGGCCGGCTCTTCCTTCTCTTCCTGACGCTGCACTTAGGTTTTTCACCTTCTTCACTCAGAACATCTACATAGATGAACTTAAAGGTCCCGACCTTGTTATTCAGAAGGCCCATCCATGTACCCATTGGAGGTTTACTGATTATGTCTATTACATCCCCTCTCTGGAACAAATCATAATCATACAAGTAAGGGATTAAAGCACTGAATATTTTGTAAGAAAAGGGGAATCTTATTGCATCATCATAAACATGTCAGATTtactataaattatttaattacattatgtaTATATAGAAAACACCAAGTGAGAGAAAATTCAATATTTCAGAGTTCCTTCATATATAACAACACTTCAGCTGAGGGTTTAAGGTCTAAATTCATGTGACATAAAGCGGAAAAGACAACTAAGCACGTGTTTGTATGTTTAAGCGTGAATACAagctagaaataaaaaatgtagtcACAAAGTAAACAGAAACAGTTGTAAAACTAATAGAAGCTAGATGTTCAACTGATGTTTCTATGGCTGATATTATAgtgaatataaaacaaaaatacatctCCTCAGTGACTCCTGGGAAAGTGGTGCTGTTAAGGGACCAAtacaataatactgtacatggctTTTCTTTCTGCACATCCTAAATTACCTTGATTAACCTTACTACTTTTTACAAACTATCCACAAATGTCCTGTCCTAATGTTATCCGAGATTcctttgtaaaaacattttcttcacaaaaaatatttccacTGTAATCAGAatgcatatatttttaatacagatcttttttccttctttcactttttgaattgaactttttaatgatattctaatttattaagatgcatttgtagtgtgtgtgtgatatataccgtgtatatacatacacacacacttatgtgtACGTGTAACCAAAAAATTGACCTAATAAcctataaacatttacaaaacccGATGACAGAAATGTCATAGCTGAAATTTCTACAGCATCAATGCTGTATGTCTGAGTGTTTTCTTTTCACTCAGTtcttggtgtttattttataccAAAAGTATTCTCCAAATACTGCTCTACcatgctatgtttttttttttttacttgaatatCATTTAGTGttagtaatttcaaatctcttACCCTGAGTTTAAGGGAATCTGTGTCATAGGGACTGGGAACAAAGTCAGTGTGTACAAGGGCTCGGCCACAAAATGGCCCTCTGTAAGGCAACTCCTCGTCATCACCGTCCTCTGACTTCACACTCTCTCTGTTACTTGCCGAGGAGTCTGTGGTGCTTACTGTCTGGCCACCTGCAAAAGCAAATCCATTAAAACTCACATTAAATATAGTTTTGAAATGTGGTTAAATTAGAAGGGCTTTGGATCACTTGTGCATGAGAATACTGATGCAAAGACTGCCGCACACACTTACTCATTGAGCTCTGTCCACTGAGTGAACTTCTCAGACTCTCAACAGAACCGCCGGACTTGAGCTTGTGTTTTTCCCGTGATTCTGTGTCAGTGTGGGGGGACTGGAGTGACTCAGGCTCTCTGCTTGGACTCATCTGTTTgaaacatagagagagagagagagagagaaaagccttacattatatttgtcatatattttaataaaattgccAGTAGGGGGCAGGCAACACATACAGATGTATAGAAAATTGCATGACAAAGCAAATACTATAGGTTTTAATGCTGTGGAGATCAAAACCACTGTGACTGATATCTACCAGTCAGTGCATGTAGTTGTTCAGTTTATAAGCCAGTTTGATGATTTTTTAATCCTtcttaaattataaatgaatcCAATACTGAACATCCACATGTTACTCAATTATATTCAAGTATTTATCACATTATCATTTTAAGTTAAAAGGCAAGGCTGCTTAGCCAAAGATCTTTATTTCCCTTAGTTCTCGTCAGTAATGTTATGGTTTTGGTGTTTAATAGCTATATGATAAAGCTACAAACATGCTAGGAGTTGCAGCAAAGACAGTAATGTCATACTGGATGTTTACAACAGTAAAGGATTATACAGTCTGcatagtaataaaatatttgggtgAGCAGGGAGAAAAAGTGTCGTGAAAGTTTTGGGACATAACATAAGTCTGTGATAAGAGATAAGATCACTCAAGTAAAGGCAAAAAGTAATatacaaaattattatatataaagtaatataagaaatttttatttagattttttaatgagatttttaaaaatgagataatttagatttttaattatttaatcgaTCATTTATCTTAAGTAACCGCTTTATCCTGGTAAGAGTCAGGGTGTGTCAGGAACATGACCCAAGAACACATGTCACAAGGTGGGGGAATGCCAgcccatcacagggcaccatACATACAGTGtctccggaaagtattcacagcgcatcaccttttccacattttgttatgtcagagccttattctaaaattcattttttcccacagaattctacacacaacaccccataatgacaacatgaaaaagtttacttgagatttttgcaaattaattacaaataaaaaaaattgagaaagcataTATACATAAGAATTCCACCAATTAGGCCTATATGGTAGTGTGGCCAGacagaagccactccttagtaaaaggcacatggcagcccgcctGAAGGACTCttagaccatgagaaacaaaattctcaggtctaaTAAGACTCTCTGGCCATATATAGGCCTTTCCCAGATTTGTACCTCAGACAATtcctacagacaattcctttgactgtGTGTCTtttcaaatcatgtccaatcaactgaatttaccacaggtggactatagttaagctgcagaaacatctcaaggatgatcataggaaacaggatgcgtctgagctcaattttgcgcttcatggcaaaggctgtgaaaacttatgtacatgtgcaattttttttatttttaatacatttgcaaaaatctcaagtaaatgtttttcatgttgtcattatggggtgttgtgtaaggaattctgagggaaaaaaaataaatttaatccattttagaataaggctatGACATAATGTgagcaaaatgtgaaaaaagtgatgcgctgtgaatactttctggatgcactgtatgCCCTCCACTATCCCTTCCTACTCCTCCCAGATACAACACCACGCACACACATTCCTATACTCACTCATACATAAATAATTTAGCATAGCCAATCAGTCTATGTACATGTTCTTGAAGAGATAACTAGGGGAACCTGAAGAAAACCAACACAAAAACCGGAAGAACTATAAAACTATTCACTCCACCACCATACATGCATGTAGTTTTGAAAATGTCAACACTCACATAATTATCCAATCATACAGTGTGACTAACCATTCAACTGTGCCACCATCATAACCCTGCTGTCCACACATCTCTAAAACAACACATATTAAAAGTACCACGAGAGCTCCCTTAATGACAACAGAAATAGACAACACCATTCATTGCTCTAATACCTGTTCAAACAGAACAGAACTACTTTTCTTGGATATGCGTTTCCTCATGGTCTCCTTCACTGATTTCACCTTCTTCCCAAGAGAAATGCGGGACGGAGTTGGTGACCTTGTTGCATCGCTCCTGCTGATGGTCCCATTATCACTCTGCAGAGAAATCACAAAACATGTTGGCAGACTGACCCCAACCTTAACCTCAATCTCATGAGAAGTGTGTGGACAAAGCGTACACAATAAGTCCTGCCATGTATTGTACTGGAAACAACAAAGATAGTGCAATACCTGTTCTCCTATATTGTCTGATTTAGaatataatattttgttaaGTACTTACATGAGTGTTACAGCTGTGTCTCGTGTATACAGACTGGTTCATTAGGTCAAACCCTCCAAAGCTACATGCCCTCTgtgggaataaataaaaaaaataaaaaaaagagatagtTAAGCATGACAGAATACAAAGTATATTTAATTTAGCATTTTCAAAAGCATGctttccccccccccaaaaaaatttttttttaataattttatctgCCTGAACTGATAAAAACCACAAGGCCACCACTACAAATGGCACAAAAAAGATCAGCTAGTTAGAGTCTGTAAATCAGCGGTGACTTTTTAAAAGGAGGaataaatgaaagcaaaaaGGGAATGAAAGGAAACACTCGATTTACATTCCACTCATCCAGTAGAGGTTTACCAGATCTACTTATGAAAGTACATAAAAAATGCTTCCCATTGTTATCACTCTGATTGGAAGCAGGAACACAGAAGTTTGAATGAAAgtcttcagtattaatgtaTAATGATGaacatcataaaaataatcaagTACCACATAAATAGATAGCATTTCAGGGTAGCTAGGGCATCAGTTTCTAAACTCACCCCATGTAATTTAGAGGGACTCAGGGCTCGTCTCATTTCCCCATCTGTCACTGAACGACTTAACCTGGGCTCCTCCTCACTGTAGCCCTCAGCTTCTGAAAAGGTTGAGCGGCAATCCCCGTCCATCACTGAAGTTTCCTGACTGGGCCCTGTGGGAGGGTAGCTTAGCCCCTGGCTACTGGCAAATGGGTTGAACTGCTTATGGCCACTGTGGGTGTCCAGGCTGCTGGAGGACGGAGAGGTGGTCAGGCTGTCTGAGTCTCCATCCACATGCAGATTTGAGGCCAATCCATCACCCTGAGACATTTCCAGATGCTTCTGTACACCTGAGTAGAGAGAGGCCTTTTCCTCACATGTAGGAGAGAAGTCAGAGCTCAAAGAGTCTACAAGAGACACaacaaaattacacacacatacacacagagacattgtgatgtatattatagttatttaattagttttgaTCACTTAACAGCCCCTTTCCTTCTCCTAACATGTATCCtaacagttttaaaataaaagacattgAAAAAAGAGCAGAAGTATCAAGTTTTAGTTTTTGCAATGTGAAGCAAAAGAGTAAATTCCTCACCTTTTGATGTGTATTTCTTGCTCTCATCTATTCTAATAAGCTTCTTCTTCACACGTCGGGTAGAATTGACCAGCTTATGAAGCCTGCTAAAAGCTGCAGAGTCCTCCAGCTCATCATCTGACTGGTCCTGTGACTGCAGGCCAGGACGGAGGAGTTAAAGATCATTAAACCTATGCCCTTCAATACAGCTTAACTAGCTTTTAGCAATTTCATtaataaagcataaaataaaaatattttttgtggaGCATCTGAAAATACAGTATTTGATTATGATAAAAGGTGGCATTTTAGTTTAATActtaaagaaagacagagacagccAGAAGAGTAGACAGCCTGGTGTTTTCCCCGCTATTATTAAGCAATTtctctttgggattaataaagttatttgaatcttgaatctattATACTCCTGTTTTTATCTTAAACAGAAACTATGCACTCAAATCACTTTGTGTAAACACTAAGCTCAGTAGGAACAAACATtgcaataataacaattattataatgtattttattgatgGAAGATTAAGGGCAGcttggaaataaaaaagaaagatatatATGTGAAATATAAAATCAATCATCAGGTAAAGTATATGAGTTTTAAATCAGTTTGGCAAGTTTCACCCTACAGACTACAGAACTGCACTtattaacattgttttttttttaaatgcaacttGGGAGACATTACACTTTGTTTTAACACTGAagcttatataaataataattcacagCAAGGTGTTTTAATAGTTGCTTGCTGCGGGCACCCTTCTAAAACCTAATGAGACACATACAGTCAGACTGCAACCTTACTTTTAGCCAACCACACTTTTCCAACCTCGGGTGCTTGACATGTGTGTTCTAGCCACAGCTGATAAAGCACCGATGGTAAGCAACCACAGGTAGTTCTGTTTATAATCAAGCTTCCCACATAGACAGAAACAAAGTCTGTTCTTAAAATTAGACACGAACAGCTGCTAACATGTTCTATACATGAGAACTTTGTGGGTAAAAAGAGAATTGAAAATGAAAGGCTTTTTATTCTGGTTAAATGCAGCATCAGAAAAAAATTCAGAGGTTTTGTGCTCTGCGAAAGAATTCAGCACAGTAACTGGCTGGTGTTACTGATACATTTTGCCAGAGAACTTTCGAAGCCTGaggaatttttttatatttttcttatgatTCTGCAATAATCTCACGGTCTTGTTCAAGGTCTAAGTGCAACACCGCAAAGCACATGAGCACATGCCAATCactcttttaataatataaccACAATAACAATGCAATCTTGCACATTTTCGACTGATCCGTTTGCCAATACATAAACTACAATCCTACAATTACACTTACAGCCTAATATAATGTAAGACTAGTTGCCGTAATACCATCAGTAAATTATGAGGGACTAAGTTGGAAAAAAACACAGTGATTGCCAGGGGGGAAAATGGGACATTTAACTGAGCTCTCTAATCACACCCTCCTTGCCTGAAAAAGCTGTGCCCTGCAAAACTCGTAGCACTGCAGAGCAGTGCTGCATACAGCCAAAGTGACACAATAGGGGGTTAAAGTATTGATGGCGATGAATAGAGCTTAAAAAGGGGGTTTGGGACATGGCCCCGTGGTGGACTGATGGATTTGTAATGGGGAAGAGCAGTGGTTTACATCCAGGCCGTGAAAGGGGGAGTGACATCAACAAATGCCTGACAGAGTGGGTGACATTCCTGCTGGGAGAATGCCCGAGACAGGAGGATGTGGCGCAGCCAATAAACTCATTACAGCAAACAAGGATGTGGCACGTCTAATCATACACAGCTGCTATTAACTCGCTCGCTGAAGTGGCTCAGGAGTAAGAGAGTGCAACAAAGGAAAGCTGTCAGAGCTGTGTGCAAGTGTAGcccattcaaaagttttatcCAAAACTGAAAATTAAAGCACAAAAACTGCTACTTACATTAAAGTTTATCAAGAGCTCGTTCATAGTAGGACTGGAGGCATCAGTCCCCTCGATTGGGTCTCTGGTATTAGACTGACGATTTTGAGCCTCATACTCTTTCAACTACAAACAGAAgtgttatttaaattcattaaattaaattaaattcattgtGATGTTTACTGTTTCCTGAACCATTTGCAAATTAAATATGGCCGCTGAATTCACTTAAATACTTCAAAATTGTCATACTAAGAAATTTATCACACTAAGATCTCACAACACCACTCCAGAATAAAGGACAGCAGTGACATACCCGAGCCAAGGCCTCTTCTACAGTTATCATTTTGTCCTTCACCATCATCATGAGCTGGATGCGTTCTTCATCGCTCATTGTGATTTCACTGGCTACAAAGCCAAGGTCATCAGCTGCAAACAAGAGTCAAAACATGTTAGAGATATATAAGGTGAACACAGAGATCTACTAGGCATCAAGTCATAGATTAAAATGTCAGCAGCACCTTTTGACGTCTGGCGTGTGATGCCTTTCTGTGACTTCCGGAAATTCTGCCAGaaggatttgtttttctttctgtcccaTTTTCCTGCATTAGAAAAGGAAATGTCAAGACATTCCAGTTCCATCGCAGTTCGCACAAACTGTTAATATGACACTGCTAAAAGGAGGTACACAAAAGAATTAATGATATTTACACCACACACATCAAAAGGACCTACCTCCAGATCCATCTTCTGAGCCTGACTTGATCAACAGCctagaaatgaaaaataaaaaaatcactataaACTTCAGCTCTTAGTAAAGCAGTCAGGACAGTGCAGGTCCACCTCACCTGTTTTCCCACAtcattttcttcatatttttaagCTATGCAAACATATCAAACAAAATATCCAATGTCTTCTAATGTTTCGTGTCCATGATACCCACAGGCTGCTACAGCAGTGATCAATCTCTTACTGTGGAATTAATGAGGCAAGCTGTTGGCTCTggagccaaacacacacctcaccAAAGCTCACAGTAACAATGGAAGCTTTTCAAATTCTGTTGGGCTTTTAGTGAAACACTACTGCTCACATGGCCTGTGCATTCCTCTCTCTCAGCTGACACATGTTGGTAATGTTAGTTATCAGCAGTCTATGCAGCAGTGCTACAattaatttatgtaaataagCTACTAAATTCGAGCCACATTTTTGTTGCAGCTTAAACATAAAGTCATACAAGCTTATTAACATACTAATATGGAAAAGATAATGGAATGCATGCATTATTGCATGGTTCTGGTGTTATCTTGGTGCACATCTCCCCCCACCCTAACAATCACTGAATCATAGGAAGGAAGCAGGACGTAGGAAGAGAAATGTCACCAGGAAGTGCGCAAAGCATCACCTCTACACTCACATGACTGAATATGTTTTATGGATATGGAAGTTGTGTGTCACATTGTTTCTTTAGGAAGTTATTAAACGGAACGACACATCAAAATGCAgggtggaaattattattattattattattattaaagatcaAATCAGAAGTAGTACCTTCTCTCAACTTCAGGAGTGGACACAGTACTGCTCAGCCCCAGGGACTCCTTGAAAGAGGTCAAATTAGCATTCGgctttaaatgaaaatgataaaCTGAACATAAAATAACGAATTAATCTGCAATTAGGAACGCAAACTAGAGGTCTGTGGGCCCACCTGAATTTCTGAGCGCAGCTGAAGTGATGTAATTGACTCAGTATTTGCCTGAAAAACAAAAGTATacatagcttaaaaaaaaagaggaatcatGAAATATAAGTGAAAGTTACTCAAGGCTGTTTAGGTGAACCTTATCTTGCTATAAAAACAGCTTagaaattaaagagaaaaaaaacgctgAGAAGAAACGCTCTTACAATCTCTGCTTCTTGAGCCACTTTACGCTTGCGAAGCTCCTCCATCCTTTCACACACTTCACTGTAAGATGTGCTGTAATACACTGAGTACTCCTTAGCCAAATCCTCAATGTTTCCCAAAGAGCCATcctataaaatgaaaaagaacagATAAACTTCAAGAGAAAACTTCAAGCGTTAATATAAACACAAATCATCAAAACTATAacgctttaaataaaaaaagttattaaagaaTCTTAAACCCCCTTTATCCAGGTGTTCATTCCCAAGAGTCCTACTCGACCTTAATTTGACCAACACCTGGAGAGCTTGTAGATGACGCAGCTGCAGCCAAGAAGAACTGCAACTAAATCATCACAACCAAAACTAAATGAGGAGTCAGAGGTCTAGATAAACTGCAGGAGACAGCTGAGTTCGAAGGTCATTCTGTTAAGGGAGTAATTTCCAGCAATTGTTTAAGGTGACcacaaaaagataaaatagaCCTGCATCATCATGCAAATTGCAAAGTCATCCCTAAATGTCCCCTGGTTATTTATAAGCATCCTAAAATTCCATGGAACAACATGTGATGGTATCCGTTGTTCTGGACATCTCATCACTAAAGAATGCACACCACAGATTGTGTTCTTACACAGCAATAACAACACTCACTCGCTAAACCGGCACATCTCATCCAGGAAATCCATTCATTGAGTACTCATACGTGCCTCTCCAATACGTTTGTGTGAaatattatttgaataaatGAACTGTTGTGTGTCAGGAAGTGCAGCTGGGGTTGATAAACGTCTTCAGGCAAAAAGCAGGACGATGTGATTACAATATTTGTCAAAATCAAGCAAATATTTGTAAGCAAACTGAATCGGCATTATACAAATTAAGCTCCCCCCGCCCCACCAGTATATAACTCTTAAACAACGCCCTTGTTGATCATATAAAGCACAATGTGGATaatgaataagaaaaaagttaGGGTTTCAATATTTTctaatctactgtacatccacAATTAAGATTTTCTAAAGCACCAAGGCGGAATCCCAGATTTGCACTCTACTAGTCATATAGTTCGCATGTAGTGTGAGCTAAGACTGGAACTGCACCATGAATATGCATGAGCAAATTGTTAATGCCATTTATCATGGTCTTTACATTTGCAAGTTATGAAATAGGAGTTAAAACCATTGGTTAATTAACAGCCAAGCATTAAACTGAAAGGAGAATCGTTATCAGCTGTGAGTGTGAGGGTGACAGACAGGATGAGCAAGTTGTGTCTaaccttttaaaatgttacaggaagAGCCCCCTGCCTGTTATTGTCTCCAGGATAGGTAGAACCAAATATTCATTATATGAGTGCCGAAAATACACTACTTCAAAAAGTATTCCATTAAAACTGTTCAATTTTTCTACGTATATTTGGGGCAAGCAACATTTTATGAATGGTGAAAATAATATTGTAGAATTCGTCATTTTCTACAAGATCGTGTACATACATCTAGTAAAGGAAGtaatttttgattttatttaggatttcaggattttaaaaaaataggaaTGCAGATTACAGACTACTTTACCATCAACTCAACATTCCATCAGAAAAGGGCTGTGAAAGCACATCTGgcacacatgctcatttacaaaGTGCCAAGCGTTGCTATGGGAACATTTTGGGATTTTCTACATCAGTACAGGAATCACTACAGCTGGCTCAGTTCATTCTTTCATGTACTCAAAACATGGCTCAAGCTTATTGTTAAAATTAAACACTAACATGAGgcaaataaatgcaataaaacatACAGGCACATAAAAGCAATTTAAGGACATAACATTAACTAGACTTCATAATGCAAGCACTGCTCTCAATATTTTATTATCACAGGTAACAAATGTTGCATTAGTATTAAGAACACGATGACGCACAGTATGACACCTTTAGAGTTTGCCATTCAGTACTGCATCCTCTCTCATAAGATGCACAAAGAAAGGCATACAAATATCATTACATGTCTACATAAGGCATATGAATTATATTCTcgcattagatagatagatagatagatactttattgatcctgaaaAAAATTCCTTATATTACTTACATAATGGGAAGATGTAAAAGTTTGGGTGTTTAAGGATACAGACTAAATTATATCACAGCTCATAATTTCCATTTCTGCTTTTACACACTGATTTTCCTGCACTGACAACACAAATGGCTTGATGagtttgcaagaaaaaaaacattaacgttTCATCAGTTCAGAGCTTATGTAGTCTATGCTTTAACACCTAATTCTCCACTACATTCACAAGTCATCAAGCTCAAAAAACGTTAAGCGTGCAAACTTCGCAGGTCTTTAGATTTTTATCCATCATTTTATATGATAAAACTAATACAACTAAAAATAGCCTGCTGAAAACAAATCTCAAAGGTTTTTTGCagagaaaaatgcatttaactGAATACAAGCAAAATTCTGAACAGATCTGAAGGCATGGGCATTCTTAGTGAAGTGTTTCGAAACGTTTCCTTCATTCCATTCCCTGGAAGCATGCACATTCCTCTGGTGCAAGAGGCACAGGGGTCTTGTGGTGCCACACTCCGTGACTAGCTCAACTGTCCTCTAAGAGAGAACTATTCATTTGTTAAGTGACATGCCCTTGAGACAAGGCTGCCTGAAATCTGGCTGCTTTTCATCAGTTAGGAAAGGCGGCGGTGGTCAAATGAAGACCACTGTGCTGTGACGGCTGCCCTGAGCTTCAAAACACAGACGTCCCCCGATCAACACTTCATTATAGTCTGATCACATGATCAATCCCCTGTCCCCATGGGGTTTCCTTCTCTGCATGTAAGCAGTAATTTGGTGCAGAGAAGAGCTAGAAATATGCAAGTTATACTACATATATACAaatgcatgcatacatacatacatacatacaagatATAACAAGAGTTGCATTTATGAGCTGCATGGGTTAAAATTCCACAGCAGACAATaaatcacattatacattacagACATCTGTGTAAGTCTCCTTGCTTACCTACATACAAATGGTATACATCAATTGccataaagggaaaaaaaaagtccaaaattTTTGGATATACCCATAATGCTAAAATCTGGTGAGGTCATTGATGCCATGAAGGAAATATGGTCGACTTGTTTTGTAGATGAAGACTAATCTATTAATGGCAGAGTAGCATGCAGCCGCTTATGGGGttgatgaaatgaaaaaaaaaaaatcctgtcacATTACACTGGACAATGAGGAGCAAATTGAGCATGTCAGAGGCACGAGAGGATCGTCTTGTGTCTGGGGGCTGCGATCACGCCTGAGCAAGCAGTTCATTTATCTCTCCGCCTCACTATGGAGCGGCAGTAGCTCACCCCCTCACCTCACCCCAGGATATTGTAGAATTCCCACCCGGCCTCCTCATCAGCCGGTACAGATGATTAAGCAACTGACATTTCAGGCTCACAGGGGAGCAGCTACATCCACAGCTAAAGAGAGAGTGAGGTGGAGAATCACGCC
This genomic stretch from Clarias gariepinus isolate MV-2021 ecotype Netherlands chromosome 13, CGAR_prim_01v2, whole genome shotgun sequence harbors:
- the sash1b gene encoding SAM and SH3 domain-containing protein 1 isoform X1 codes for the protein MSSGLSIVYEWLKTLQLTQYVESFVDNGYDDLEVCKQIGEPDLDAIGVFPPHHRLKVLRAVQRLREEDKKLAPGLYFTLEPLPDVSSVYCKAMGSHWDREGLELSNNNNLLRGGPPDPVTYPKLKMKILIRDKLIKDGIDLSKPPYSFKDGSLGNIEDLAKEYSVYYSTSYSEVCERMEELRKRKVAQEAEIANTESITSLQLRSEIQESLGLSSTVSTPEVERRLLIKSGSEDGSGGKWDRKKNKSFWQNFRKSQKGITRQTSKADDLGFVASEITMSDEERIQLMMMVKDKMITVEEALARLKEYEAQNRQSNTRDPIEGTDASSPTMNELLINFNSQDQSDDELEDSAAFSRLHKLVNSTRRVKKKLIRIDESKKYTSKDSLSSDFSPTCEEKASLYSGVQKHLEMSQGDGLASNLHVDGDSDSLTTSPSSSSLDTHSGHKQFNPFASSQGLSYPPTGPSQETSVMDGDCRSTFSEAEGYSEEEPRLSRSVTDGEMRRALSPSKLHGRACSFGGFDLMNQSVYTRHSCNTHSDNGTISRSDATRSPTPSRISLGKKVKSVKETMRKRISKKSSSVLFEQMSPSREPESLQSPHTDTESREKHKLKSGGSVESLRSSLSGQSSMSGQTVSTTDSSASNRESVKSEDGDDEELPYRGPFCGRALVHTDFVPSPYDTDSLKLRRGDVIDIISKPPMGTWMGLLNNKVGTFKFIYVDVLSEEGEKPKCSVRKRRKSRPPKPTSVEELLERIDLKEHMPTFLFNGYEDLETFKLLEKEDLDELNIRDPQHRAVLMTAVELLQEYDINSDPENASSSVEPETEVQSETSAPSRDSPRDSGCYESNENLENGKGKKTSYLSRSSSGFESSHLPSPEFPTPPFSQSSSSQDPQSLLPSFQIPSIEAVHFGTCRSLLNIKSFSQSYDELPCVPVPQGFWKRSLSLDYQILHRDVQYSPEDFTPTQPVEPDSLLERFSPAEQNEVITSHPCASQEDESEEQGTGDELTSVDSSTDVENEEVPVDSAETSPSDPPLKPHRIKPPVPPKPFPLPFVNDKESTNPDKKHAFQSSLVLHKADTTSGIPKSSKPFIHRLGKKVQHARSINLELLVEEKLSLDGIDLTEEPYSDKHGRYRVPFSLIQRYSEDLEKPLGDIATVIDQTRVQLLCKQHRMAIPLKGLSEICIKL
- the sash1b gene encoding SAM and SH3 domain-containing protein 1 isoform X2: MEELRKRKVAQEAEIANTESITSLQLRSEIQESLGLSSTVSTPEVERRLLIKSGSEDGSGGKWDRKKNKSFWQNFRKSQKGITRQTSKADDLGFVASEITMSDEERIQLMMMVKDKMITVEEALARLKEYEAQNRQSNTRDPIEGTDASSPTMNELLINFNSQDQSDDELEDSAAFSRLHKLVNSTRRVKKKLIRIDESKKYTSKDSLSSDFSPTCEEKASLYSGVQKHLEMSQGDGLASNLHVDGDSDSLTTSPSSSSLDTHSGHKQFNPFASSQGLSYPPTGPSQETSVMDGDCRSTFSEAEGYSEEEPRLSRSVTDGEMRRALSPSKLHGRACSFGGFDLMNQSVYTRHSCNTHSDNGTISRSDATRSPTPSRISLGKKVKSVKETMRKRISKKSSSVLFEQMSPSREPESLQSPHTDTESREKHKLKSGGSVESLRSSLSGQSSMSGQTVSTTDSSASNRESVKSEDGDDEELPYRGPFCGRALVHTDFVPSPYDTDSLKLRRGDVIDIISKPPMGTWMGLLNNKVGTFKFIYVDVLSEEGEKPKCSVRKRRKSRPPKPTSVEELLERIDLKEHMPTFLFNGYEDLETFKLLEKEDLDELNIRDPQHRAVLMTAVELLQEYDINSDPENASSSVEPETEVQSETSAPSRDSPRDSGCYESNENLENGKGKKTSYLSRSSSGFESSHLPSPEFPTPPFSQSSSSQDPQSLLPSFQIPSIEAVHFGTCRSLLNIKSFSQSYDELPCVPVPQGFWKRSLSLDYQILHRDVQYSPEDFTPTQPVEPDSLLERFSPAEQNEVITSHPCASQEDESEEQGTGDELTSVDSSTDVENEEVPVDSAETSPSDPPLKPHRIKPPVPPKPFPLPFVNDKESTNPDKKHAFQSSLVLHKADTTSGIPKSSKPFIHRLGKKVQHARSINLELLVEEKLSLDGIDLTEEPYSDKHGRYRVPFSLIQRYSEDLEKPLGDIATVIDQTRVQLLCKQHRMAIPLKGLSEICIKL